The Metamycoplasma phocicerebrale genome includes a region encoding these proteins:
- a CDS encoding TM2 domain-containing protein: MTLLSFFLGGLGIDRFYAGRIGLGVLKIFFGFGIWQLIDFILAVAGLQKDANGKLISEWNPGKTSTNS, translated from the coding sequence TTGACACTGTTATCATTTTTTTTAGGCGGATTAGGTATTGATAGATTTTATGCCGGAAGAATTGGTTTAGGAGTACTTAAAATATTCTTTGGTTTTGGAATTTGACAACTAATAGATTTTATTCTAGCAGTTGCAGGTTTACAAAAAGATGCTAATGGAAAATTAATTTCAGAATGAAATCCTGGCAAAACAAGTACCAATAGCTAA
- a CDS encoding helix-turn-helix domain-containing protein encodes MKLKNEEKIKIIKLSNEGYSIKDLCEMYNVSKTTIATIRSLYKIHKYDFLSKNKKNNYSFNFKIWIIKLVKTGRSIHDIAVKFNINSGVIYSWIKKYLNLDYNGLKRKIGRPCKMNLNKKLKEKETTTDKDKKIKELEERNAQLEMENDLLKKLRALVQQRKEQQKKKK; translated from the coding sequence ATGAAATTAAAAAATGAAGAAAAAATAAAAATAATCAAACTTTCAAATGAAGGTTATAGCATTAAAGATTTATGTGAAATGTATAATGTAAGCAAAACTACAATAGCGACTATTAGATCTCTATATAAAATACATAAATATGATTTCTTAAGCAAAAACAAAAAAAATAACTATTCTTTTAATTTTAAAATTTGAATTATTAAATTAGTTAAAACTGGTCGCTCTATTCACGATATTGCTGTGAAATTTAACATAAATTCTGGTGTTATTTATAGTTGAATAAAAAAATATTTAAATTTAGATTATAATGGTCTTAAAAGAAAAATAGGAAGGCCATGTAAAATGAATTTAAATAAAAAACTTAAAGAAAAAGAAACAACAACAGATAAAGATAAAAAAATAAAAGAACTAGAAGAACGTAATGCTCAGCTTGAAATGGAAAATGATTTGCTAAAAAAATTGAGAGCCTTGGTTCAACAAAGGAAAGAGCAACAAAAAAAGAAAAAGTAA
- a CDS encoding IS3 family transposase — MTLELKNRGFIINHKKVKRLMSELNIYGKQPKAKYKSYKGEIGKICKNLLLKKVVDKNKNITYFNRDFQTSNINQIWSTDVSEFHIASGKVYLSPIIDANSREIISYTISRSPNFKQTIDMLKIAFKKHKNLNGLILHSDQGWQYQMKEYRDILKEKNILQSMSRKGNCYDNCIIEIFFGTMKNEMFYGHEYEFKSLDELENAMHKYIKYYNENRIITKLRGMTPKQYRCHSLNNLK, encoded by the coding sequence ATAACTTTAGAACTAAAAAATAGAGGCTTTATTATCAATCATAAAAAAGTAAAACGATTAATGAGTGAGCTAAATATATACGGTAAGCAACCTAAAGCTAAATATAAATCATATAAAGGCGAAATTGGCAAAATATGCAAAAATCTTTTATTAAAAAAAGTTGTTGACAAGAATAAAAATATTACTTATTTTAATAGAGATTTTCAAACTAGCAACATAAACCAAATTTGGAGTACAGATGTTTCAGAATTTCATATTGCTTCTGGAAAAGTATATTTATCACCAATTATAGATGCAAATAGTCGCGAAATTATATCTTACACAATATCAAGAAGTCCAAATTTTAAACAAACTATTGATATGTTAAAAATTGCCTTTAAAAAACACAAAAATTTAAATGGTTTAATTTTGCACTCTGATCAGGGTTGACAATATCAAATGAAAGAATATAGAGATATTCTAAAAGAAAAAAACATTCTGCAAAGCATGTCTCGAAAAGGAAATTGTTATGACAATTGTATAATTGAAATTTTTTTCGGAACAATGAAGAATGAAATGTTTTACGGTCATGAATATGAATTTAAGTCATTAGATGAATTAGAAAACGCAATGCACAAATATATAAAGTATTATAATGAAAATAGAATAATAACAAAATTAAGAGGAATGACACCTAAACAATATAGATGCCATTCGCTTAATAATTTAAAATAA